TGTATCCAACAAATGTTCTTCTGTATAAAATTGGAATACGAGATAGTGAGAGATTCCCCTTCTGTTCAACCGAAATAGATTACGTTaaaaatttttttgttaattgtaagaaaataaaagtgctatGGAGATACGTTGAACAAATTATCTACGAGAAATATAAAATAAGAATAGTCTTCGGAGTAGAACATATTTTGTGTGATTATATTAATGGTGCGGACTCAATAAAATGCAAATATATAAATCACTTGATGTTGATAGGAAAGATGTGCATAAGCAAATATAGATACGGAACTCCCACTGATATTATGATAATGTttgacaaagaaaaacaaatacgAAACGTAGAATTGTGTATCATATGTACTTCTATTCTGGCTTCCCTCGCCGCctcctctttctttcgtttcgcTAAAAGGAGAACGGCACCGGGGTAAAGGCGGAACTTACATTGTTACACTAAACACCACTTGTATGAAAAGAGAACTGTTACTAAGAAAACTTTACCACGCTTACAATTTGCTTTTTCTCTTATTTATTGTGATTGTTACTATGTTAACTCCATtatgacaccgccacaaacaacacttaagtcaacccaaacacagacatatgtaagacaataaccaacattaaagatgcaagattttgtccattgtagaaaaccacacacaattgataaatttataaaacgccaatgaagaaggacgctcagctgtagagagaaagaaagaaagaaggaaaaagaaagaaaaaaaacgagaaaaaacgtagggtttcatttttttcattttttttcagcttgaagcggactgcatgcaactgaggcaaaaaaaaaactGCCGTGCGGCTAATAGAAGAGCCAAGTCAGCCAGCGACACCGGGTttgattcccggcatgggcggtctattttttttaaaattcttgtttactattgtttactATGAAcgctttaatgttttattttactctaataatttgttaattgtgtaaaataaatattttttttaaatccacgtgcacaagacaaaaactttcatactcggggagcgagccagtctgaagagcacttgggtccagcgcgagcgttttttattacgTTATGGGAAATGACAGAGGTTATGGGAAATAACAACCCGCTTAGAAGAACGTGATGTATGGAACCAGTAATTAGAAAGATAGGCCTGGACACGGACCATATTTTAACAATTTCATAATTGAGTCACCTGATGTTAAATAGCCAAAAGAAAGTAGAAAACCTGTGTAATGTCGGTACTGTCCGTTAATGGTGTATTCGCGGTACAACCGCATGTTTGTTCGTAACGTATTCGTTATTTACTGTTCGTTCGTGCGTACGTCTACTGTTATGCGTTCTGTGTATTTCTAGGGGTAAATCGCCAGGGTTTACACACAACATGCAAACCCATCTACATACCcacacaacagacaaacacacctAGCCACACACAACATGCAACGCACTTATCTCCCTGTGCGCTAACAacggcaccccccccccccccccgtgcgATACATCTACCTTTGTAACTTTTGGGTTTGAAAACATAATAAACTCAAAAATccgtttattttttgtttgttttaacagGCAGCCCCTGCCCCCCCTTTTATCGTTGTCCTTATGCCTGGCCAAACCTCTGGATTTACCCCCGGCCAAACTCCCGGTCCTTCTTATGCTCAAGGCCAAAACCCGCAGGACATGTTCATGCAATTTTTCCAACATATGATGTCCAACACCCAGGCATTTACTCCTACCGCCCCTCAAGCTCCTCCTGCTGTCCCTCAAGCTGTCCCGACTGACTCTCAAGCTGTCCCGGCTGTCTCTCAAGCTGTCTCTCAAGCTGTCCCGGTTGACTCTCAAGCTGTCCAGACTGTCTCTCAAGCTGTCTCTCAAGCTGTCTCTCAAGCTGTCTCTCAAGCTGTCCCGGTTGACTCTCAAGCTGTCCAGACTGTCTCTCAAGCTGTCCCGGTTGACTCTCAAGCTGTCTCTGAAGCTGTCCCGGTTGACTCTCAAGCTGTCCCGACTGTCTCTCAAGCTGTCCCGGTTGACTCTCAAGCTGTCCCGGTTGACTCTCAAGCTGTCCAGACTGTCTCTCAAGCTGTCCCGGTTGACTCTCAAGCTGTCCCGGTTGACTCTCAAGCTGTCTCTGAAGCTGTCCCGGTTGACTCTCAAGCTGTCCAGACTGTCTCTCAAGCTGTCCCGGTTGACTCTCAAGCTGTCCTGGCTGTCTCTCAAGCTGTCTCTCAAGCTGTCCCGGTTGACTCTCAAGCTGTCTCTGAAGCTGTCCCGGTTGACTCTCAAGCTGTCCCGACTGTCTCTCAAGCTGTCCCGGTTGACTCTGAAGCTGTCCCGGTTGACTCTCAAGCTGTCCAGACTGTCTCTCAAGCTGTCCCGGTTGACTCTCAAGCTGTCCCGGTTGACTCTCAAGCTGTCTCTGAAGCTGTCCCGGTTGACTCTCAAGCTGTCCAGACTGTCTCTCAAGCTGTCCCGGTTGACTCTCAAGCTGTCCTGGCTGTCTCTCAAGCTGTCTCTCAAGCTGTCCCGGTTGACTCTCAAGCTGTCTCTGAAGCTGTCCCGGTTGACTCTCAAGCTGTCCCGACTGTCTCTCAAGCTGTCCCGGTTGACTCTCAAGCTGTCCCGGTTGACTCTCAAGCTGTCCAGACTGTCTCTCAAGCTGTCCCGGTTGACTCTCAAGCTGTCCCGGTTGACTCTCAAGCTGTCTCTGAAGCTGTCCCGGTTGACTCTCAAGCTGTCCAGACTGTCTCTCAAGCTGTCCCGGTTGACTCTCAAGCTGTCCAGACTGTCTCTCAAGCTGTCTCTCAAGCTGTCTCTCAAGCTGTCCCGGTTGACTCTCAAGCTGTCTCTGAAGCTGTCCCGGTTGACTCTCAAGCTGTCCCGACTGTCTCTCAAGCTGTCCCGGTTGACTCTCAAGCTGTCCCGGTTGACTCTCAAGCTGTCCAGACTGTCTCTCAAGCTGTCCCGGTTGACTCTCAAGCTGTCTCTCAAGCTGTCCCGGTTGACTCTCAAGCTGTCTCTGAAGCTGTCCCGGTTGACTCTCAAGCTGTCCAGACTGTCTCTCAAGCTGTCCCGGTTGACTCTCAAGCTGTCCCGGTTGACTCTCAAGCTGTCCAGACTGTCTCTCAAGCTGTCTCTCAAGCTGTCCCGGCTGTATCTCAAGCTGTCCCGGTTGAATCTCAAGCTGTCCTGGCTGTCTCTCAAGCTCCTCCTGCGCCCGCGCTCGTTCCTCAACCCCCCGTTTCCTCAACTAGCCCCATCGCTGAAGCTGCTCCGATTGAGGCAACATCTATTTCACCCGTGCCCCCCGAGCCGCCCGTGGTCCCTGCGTCTCAAGAAGACCAAGGCACTGTCTCAACTGCGGCCGCCCCCGAGCCACAAGAAGCTTGTGATCCCATTAACAAACGTAAACAAGACGAAGATCATACTTCTGGGTTCTCCAAGAAACAATGCGTTGAAGAGACCAATAATCCAGCGAGACAAATAGCCACCGTAGTTCCAACTTTGAATGTCATTGGCGACTCTAAAGACGACAGCCCAACAAACCCCTATCGCCGGTTTGCAAGAAGAAGAGCGGCCAGAAGAGCGGCCCTGGTGGTCGTTGACGTTGACGATGACCATCTTCCCGACCTTGACCCTACCCAGCAAGATGATCATCAGAGCTTTTTTACCCCTGTCCCCGAAGAACCTCCCCAATCGACCCCAGAAGAAAGTATcgcccaagaagaagaacagaacGAAGACATGATCATTATTGAACTCCAAGACACCACCCAAGTTGCCCCAGAAGAAGAAATACAGAATGAAGCCCCAGAAGAGTTGGAAAgcctagaagaagaagaaagtatcgcccaagaagaagaacagaacGAAGACATGATCATTATTGAACTCCAAGACACCACCCAAGTTGCCCCAGAAGAAGAAATACAGAATGAAGCCCCAGAAGAGTTGGAAAgcctagaagaagaagaagaagtgcaaaATGCCCCAGAACAGGAAGATCCAGAAGAAGACAATGGAGCTGCCCAAGAAGAAATGGCGGACTATGAGGATTATGAGGATGAAGAAGAATACCACGAGTTCGAAGATGATGAGGTTGAGATTgagatggaagaagaagaagaagaagaagaagaagaagaagaagaagacgacccAGAGAACATCGTCATTATCTctgacgatgaagaagaagaagaccctcaGGAACCCGGAGGAAACACCCAGTACAATGACTGGTACAACAACCGCAGACGGAGCGCACGGGGCGGCTATAGATGGTTTCCTGAAGGTAGATATACATCAGGAACTGGATTTTTCACCTCCAACTCCCAAGGCATATTTGAATTTGGTGTCGATGGCCCCCGGGGTAGAGACGGTGTCAACATTGGACTCAGACCCACCCCGGGAACAGGAAATGTCATTTTGCGGAATGCCAAGTTTACGTTTGCTCAGTTCATCGATGCCCCAAAGCCCATAAGAGAAGTCCATATTCACGAGCCTTCTCAGCATGCCCCAGAAAAACCCACCCTAAAAGACTGTGACATCCAAACTGACCCCTATCTAATCACTCCTCCCGCCACTCAAgcaccccctcccaccccctcaaCCTCATCCacttcccccccacccccgtctCTCTACCCTCCCCGCCACTATACGATGACCCTCCCCCCACGGGCGACCGACAACGATAacccaaccaacaacaaccagatGGACACTGACGATGAGGACACCATCACGGTCGCACCCACGGACATGACCTTTAAGGTTTCTACCGACATGAAGGAGATGTTGCAGCCTATGCTCGACAGCCTCGACAGCCAGAAGGAGTTTATAACTCAGGTGAGCACCCAGTTTTGTTTCTCTACTTCTCTACTAATTGCCAATTTCTCTCCACAGTCACAACATTAATCTATATtaatctattttttttaaacttttcagGCTATTCTATGCTCTTACTCAAAatagatttgtttgtttttttgtttgttctacaGATGGTTCAAACCTTTACCGAGATCGATGACCACCTCCAAAGCCAGAACTCCAAGCATCGCCGCCTCTTGGTCAATTCTGTGAAGCACCGAGGGGTGGTTGCATCTGCCATGCAAGGGATGGCGTCGCTGACCATGCAGTATTCAGCGGCCATGAACCTCCACTCCATAAATATCTTGAGGGAGTTTTCAACCCTCAACCACAAAAGGGCCAACCCCAACAACTCCACCAACT
The Littorina saxatilis isolate snail1 unplaced genomic scaffold, US_GU_Lsax_2.0 scaffold_813, whole genome shotgun sequence genome window above contains:
- the LOC138956885 gene encoding involucrin-like → MVIVNVNDHQGRSSGRSSSCKPAIGLRKRGVEERARAQEELERQPGQLEIQPGQLEIQPGQLERQLERQSGQLESQPGQLESQPGQLERQSGQLESQPGQLQRQLESQPGQLERQLESQPGQLERQSGQLESQPGQLESQPGQLERQSGQLESQPGQLQRQLESQPGQLERQLERQLERQSGQLESQPGQLERQSGQLESQPGQLQRQLESQPGQLESQPGQLERQSGQLESQPGQLESQPGQLERQSGQLESQPGQLQRQLESQPGQLERQLERQPGQLESQPGQLERQSGQLESQPGQLQRQLESQPGQLESQPGQLERQSGQLESQPGQLQSQPGQLERQSGQLESQPGQLQRQLESQPGQLERQLERQPGQLESQPGQLERQSGQLESQPGQLQRQLESQPGQLESQPGQLERQSGQLESQPGQLESQPGQLERQSGQLESQPGQLQRQLESQPGQLERQSGQLESQPGQLERQLERQLERQLERQSGQLESQPGQLERQLERQPGQLESQSGQLEGQQEELEGR
- the LOC138956886 gene encoding histone H3.v1-like, with translation MIIIELQDTTQVAPEEEIQNEAPEELESLEEEESIAQEEEQNEDMIIIELQDTTQVAPEEEIQNEAPEELESLEEEEEVQNAPEQEDPEEDNGAAQEEMADYEDYEDEEEYHEFEDDEVEIEMEEEEEEEEEEEEEDDPENIVIISDDEEEEDPQEPGGNTQYNDWYNNRRRSARGGYRWFPEGRYTSGTGFFTSNSQGIFEFGVDGPRGRDGVNIGLRPTPGTGNVILRNAKFTFAQFIDAPKPIREVHIHEPSQHAPEKPTLKDCDIQTDPYLITPPATQAPPPTPSTSSTSPPPPSLYPPRHYTMTLPPRATDNDNPTNNNQMDTDDEDTITVAPTDMTFKVSTDMKEMLQPMLDSLDSQKEFITQVSTQFCFSTSLLIANFSPQSQH